In the genome of Abyssalbus ytuae, the window CACTTAAAAACTCATCATATTGTTGAAAGGCCATGGGAAATACCTGGCTGTTCGGATAAAAATTAAGAGTCTGTTTACCGGTAAAAGGATTGGTTTTACATGATAATACCAGAATCAAAAAGGTTAATAAAGCAATATATTTTTTCATGATTTAATAAATTTTTACAAAGATAAATTTACAAAAAGTGTATCTATATATTCAGATTTTGAGTATTAGCGATAATTTTTTTTTGGATAAGAAGCATAAAAACTCTTTTAATTACACGAAATTTACTAAAAACAAAAGTTAAATATAATTAGGCATAATTGTTGTTTGATATTAAAAACTAACTTTATAAAAAAAACATATATTATGAAAAAGATTCTTGCTTTATTTTTAGCAACTTCATTATTATTTATTTCCTGTGAAGGCGATCAGGGACCTCCGGGACGCGATGGCCTTGATGGTGGCCTTATTGTAGGTCAATTATTTGAAATTAGAAATGTTGATTTTACTCCTGAAAATGATTATGGAGTGCTTATAGATTTCCCTTCAGATGTGGAAGTACTGGAAAGTGATGTGGTTGTCGCTTATATTTTAGTAGGGGTAGACAATGGTTTGGATATTTGGGAACCTTTACCGCAAACATTAGCAGTGGATGATGACATTTTAATCTATGCTTTTAATCACACGGCCGGCGATATTGAGCTTTTTTTGGATGGCACAGTGGTACTAGACAATTTATCATCTGATCTTACTCTTGGAAAAACTTTTAGAGTAGCTATATTGCCTGCAGATGCTGTTGCCCCTATAGATTTAAGCAGCATGGAAAGTTTAATGAGTGTTTTACGACAAAATAAAACAGTCATAAACTAGAAAATTAAAAATTGCTATGAAAAATTTTCTTTTAATTCCATTTGTAGTACTTGTTACAAGTTGTAATACCAATGCCCAGAAAAATAAAGAAAAAGAAAACTTTCCGGTAACCAAAACCGAACAGGAATGGAAAACCGAATTAACCGCGATGGAATATTATGTGCTTCGTAAAAAAGGTACCGAAAAAGCCATTAAGAATGAATATAATAAGTTTTATGAAAGAGGTACTTACCTATGTGCCGGTTGCGGGGTAAAACTTTACGAATCAAAATACAAATACGACAGTGGCTCCGGATGGCCCGCCTTTGACAGGGGAATAGAAAAAAATCTGGCTTATGAAAAAGATGTATCACTTGGTATGGTTCGAACCGAAGTACATTGCGCCAATTGTGGCGGGCATCTTGGTCATGTATTTTTAGACGGCCCATCACAAACTACCGGTTTGAGGCATTGTGTAAACTCCGTATCTTTAGATTTCATACCTGAACGCAATGAAGAAAAATAAAGCATATGCTGTTAATAAAACCGAAGAACAATGGCAGGAACAGCTTTCTAATGAAGAATATAAGATCTTAAGGCAGAAAGGAACCGAATTCCCTCATACGGGAAAATACAATTTGCATTTTGAAAACGGAATCTATAAATGTAAAGGTTGCGGCACACAACTTTTTGAGAGTAACCATAAATTTGAAAGTGGTTGCGGATGGCCTTCTTTTGATAATGCAATTGAAGGTACTGTTGAATATATAAAAGACACCTCGCACGGAATGATTCGCACCGAAATTGTTTGTGCCGTATGCGGCGGGCATTTGGGCCATGTTTTTAACGACGGGTCTACTCAAACCGGTTTACGGTATTGTGTTAACTCGGCCAGTATACATTTTGAACCTGAAAGTTGATTTTTACTCGTTTTCACTTAATAATTTACTGCAAAAAAGATTTTAAAGGTATTGAAATCGCGCAATCATTGATATGGTTTTTAAGATTTATATATTTGTAATATGTTAAGAAAAATGGAAATATTGAATAAGTTAAAAGAACTGAAACCAATATTGAGAAGAGATTATTCTGTTAAAGAGATTGGGGTATTTGGTTCTTTTGCAGTGGATAGTGCCAATGATGATAGCGACATTGATTTACTTGTTGAGCTTGATAAACCTATTGGATGGAAGTTTTTATCACTTGAGATTTATTTAGAACAAATTTTTGGCCGAAAAATAGACCTTGTTACAAAGAGTGCACTTAGAGACAGGATTAAAGAGGATATTTTAAGCAAAGTCAATTACGTTTAGTTTGGATAATAATAAGCACTCATATTTAATGTATCTCGAGGATATACAACTTTCAATGTCTCGAATTTCAGAGTACACAGCTGCATGGATTTTAAATCGTTCAAAATAGACTACAAAACAGTTGATGCCGTAATCAGAAATTTTGAGATAATTGGAGAAGCTTCTAAAAATCTGCCAGATTTTATTAAGAATAAATATCCTATGATGCCATGGAAAGAGATGTACTATCTCAGAAATAAAGTATCTCATGAATATTTTGGGATTGATTATGAAATAATTTGGGATATAGCTACAAATTATTTACCAGATAATAAGGTTGATATCGATTACATAGTTGAAAAAGAATCAAAAAAATAATAGCAATACCTATATGAACAACTTCACACAGCTCAATATTAATATGCTCCGGAAATTTTTAGCTCTATTCTTATTCTTAATCCGATAAATAGTTCCCCTTCTATTCCAAAAGGAGAATCATCTTCCTATAATAAACAAAAATTAAGTAACAGCAGAGAATGAAAACATTTTACAGATAATCGTTAATTTATTCTCTTTATCAATACTATTTTTTAAATAAAAAAAATTTATTTTATTTTTATTCGATTTAGGATTTTTTCCCTTACACCACACTTGTTTAATTAAGCTACTTATACAGTTTTTTAGTAACAAACTGAAGTCTAGTATTTTTTGTCAACTCATATGTTGTATGTATTATAATTTAAATGGTATTCCAACAAATAAGGTTATTGATGATGACTTTTGGATTAAATCAAAAAATAGTCATTACGTTTTTAAAAAGAGTGATTTAATAACAGATATTGAATCTTTATGTATTCAATTACACAATTATATTGCAGATAAATTAATATCATCTTCTCAAAAAAATTATTCTATGCTTTCTTCTGTTCCTTTATGGATAGTAAAAGGTGGCATGTGTTCAGAAGTAAAAATCTCAAAAGAAGATTATGAAAAGTTTGTAAACAGAAAGAAAAATGATCAAAACTTTAATAAGCTTTTATATTTCTACGATTTTACAAATCTGGTTTCCTCCCTGCAAAATGCAGTTACATTAGTAAAACAATTAACAGGCGAATTTTATAAAGAATTTAATGAAATAGATTTTCCAAATATTAAAAAAAATATTTGCCGTTCTGATATTGAATATATCTCCGGATCACCGGTTATCAATCTCTTTTCCCTACTTAACAATATATTTATCAGCATGTATGGCCTTTTAGACTATACAACAAAAGTTTTTTATGAGGTCAGAAATATTGAGAACAATTTTATTAACTATCCAAACTTAAAATCATCTTCCGTATATTTTAAAAATTGGGAAAAACATATAAACTCACTAGAAACAAAAGGTACTATTTTTGAAAGCTCAGAGATCATCCAAATTATTACCTCAATAAGAAATGAAATTGTTAATAATATAAGTTTCAGCACAGCTCCAAAAGTCTTTTTTTCCTATGAAAATAATCAACTCATTGAAAAGTATATCCTTTTACCGGATTTTAATAACGGTACTGTTAAATTTTATAAAAACAGGAAATATTTTTACCATCAGAATAACAAACTAAATGAAATATTACCCGGTTTGGTAGTTGAACTTTGGCAACGCATTAAAAATACACTGGAAAAAATGTAACTTTAAGTTTTCAACAGTTTCCGGGTTAAAAAATTAAACCGTATATACAAAAACACTGCTGCAGTGGTAAGGCCTGCCAAAAGCCCTATCCATATTCCGCTACTTTTTAAACTGGTATATAAGCCTAAATAATATGATACTGGAAAACCAATAATCCAATAAGATATAAACGTAATTAAAGTTGGTATTTTTACATCCTGTAATCCACGCAAAGCTCCCAGAACTACAACCTGAATTCCATCGGATATTTGAAAAATTGCCGCTATGATTAACAGTTTTGAAGCAATGGAAATTACTTCAAAATTATCAATTTGGTTTGAGATATCATTTTCATCTAAATAAATGGTTGGGAGCCACTCATTAAAAATCCAGAAAAAAACGGCAAAAGCAATTTCAATTAACAATGCAAGGAAAAATATAGACAAAGCTATTCTTTTTAAATTAAAAAAATCTTTTAACCCTTTTTGATTCCCTACTCTAACCATAGCTGCCACACTTAAACCGGTAGCTACCATAAACGTCATACTTGCCAGGTTTAATGCTATTTGATTGGCTGCCTGAGGGT includes:
- the msrB gene encoding peptide-methionine (R)-S-oxide reductase MsrB, producing the protein MKNFLLIPFVVLVTSCNTNAQKNKEKENFPVTKTEQEWKTELTAMEYYVLRKKGTEKAIKNEYNKFYERGTYLCAGCGVKLYESKYKYDSGSGWPAFDRGIEKNLAYEKDVSLGMVRTEVHCANCGGHLGHVFLDGPSQTTGLRHCVNSVSLDFIPERNEEK
- a CDS encoding HepT-like ribonuclease domain-containing protein, with protein sequence MDFKSFKIDYKTVDAVIRNFEIIGEASKNLPDFIKNKYPMMPWKEMYYLRNKVSHEYFGIDYEIIWDIATNYLPDNKVDIDYIVEKESKK
- a CDS encoding nucleotidyltransferase family protein: MEILNKLKELKPILRRDYSVKEIGVFGSFAVDSANDDSDIDLLVELDKPIGWKFLSLEIYLEQIFGRKIDLVTKSALRDRIKEDILSKVNYV
- the msrB gene encoding peptide-methionine (R)-S-oxide reductase MsrB, with the translated sequence MKKNKAYAVNKTEEQWQEQLSNEEYKILRQKGTEFPHTGKYNLHFENGIYKCKGCGTQLFESNHKFESGCGWPSFDNAIEGTVEYIKDTSHGMIRTEIVCAVCGGHLGHVFNDGSTQTGLRYCVNSASIHFEPES